In Microbulbifer sp. GL-2, the following are encoded in one genomic region:
- a CDS encoding kelch repeat-containing protein, whose amino-acid sequence MEISRRNFLKLSGMAPLLISGTSSAAKTARESPDLCLSSLPDLATPIQEIYPAVFSDEIYISGGFIPSPKPIFFGLSPSSHSYIFSPKTLTWRNGPALPEARHHLGMAANSHYLYGLGGFHGEKGNAWQARATVYRLSRNVSEWKPAPPLPTPVAESIYASISDDIHVIGGKSPNNHSKNIDTKKHYILIGNNDWETAAPATINRNSAAGTVLNDRIYVIGGRQIGNNTRKARNLSFAEVYDPSLDKWEKIRPMPQALAGLTATPLNGKIIVTGGEAFGPNGNWRTGSVSSAIWSYNPISDLWRREAKLIKTRHGHGAVTIGDILYIIGGAAKVGPQDTLSSMIQLSWNY is encoded by the coding sequence ATGGAAATATCCAGAAGAAATTTTCTAAAACTTTCCGGAATGGCACCACTTTTAATTAGTGGAACCTCTAGCGCGGCTAAAACTGCGCGAGAAAGTCCAGACTTATGTTTATCAAGCTTGCCTGACCTCGCAACTCCCATTCAGGAAATATATCCTGCTGTCTTTTCTGATGAAATTTATATTAGCGGGGGATTTATTCCCTCTCCCAAGCCAATATTTTTTGGTCTATCTCCTTCGAGTCATAGCTATATTTTTTCACCGAAAACATTAACCTGGAGAAATGGCCCCGCACTCCCAGAAGCCAGACACCATCTTGGTATGGCAGCAAATTCCCATTACCTGTACGGACTTGGTGGCTTCCACGGAGAAAAAGGCAATGCCTGGCAAGCCAGGGCTACAGTTTACAGGCTTTCTAGAAATGTCAGTGAGTGGAAGCCGGCACCTCCGCTTCCAACCCCTGTAGCCGAAAGCATATATGCCAGTATTTCCGACGACATTCATGTTATTGGTGGAAAATCCCCCAATAATCATTCCAAAAATATTGATACAAAAAAACATTATATTTTAATAGGCAACAACGATTGGGAAACAGCAGCCCCGGCCACTATCAACCGGAACTCAGCCGCTGGAACAGTACTGAATGACAGGATATATGTCATTGGTGGTCGCCAGATCGGCAACAATACAAGGAAAGCCAGAAACCTCTCTTTTGCCGAAGTTTATGACCCCAGCCTGGATAAGTGGGAAAAGATACGGCCAATGCCACAAGCACTTGCCGGACTCACCGCGACGCCACTCAATGGAAAAATCATCGTTACTGGAGGCGAGGCTTTCGGTCCAAATGGAAACTGGAGGACAGGAAGTGTATCCAGTGCCATTTGGAGTTATAACCCCATCAGTGATCTCTGGAGGAGGGAAGCTAAGCTTATTAAGACACGACATGGTCACGGTGCCGTGACTATCGGTGATATTCTCTATATTATTGGTGGCGCCGCTAAAGTTGGCCCTCAGGATACACTCTCCTCCATGATCCAATTAAGCTGGAACTATTAA
- a CDS encoding HdeD family acid-resistance protein: protein MSTDTTSLSSGPILQVLSANWWLLLLRGVIAVIFGVLTFIWPGLSLLTLVFLFGIYAFLDGIFSLVAAVMGRHKSTPLWWLIVSGLVSLAAGIVTFMFPQVTALVLVIFIGAWALVRGIFEIVGAIRLRKEIDNEWLLIAIGVLSVIFGIAILVSPGAGALALVWVIGAYAIIFGLPMIWLAFRLRKHNKDES from the coding sequence ATGTCCACTGATACCACTTCCCTTTCCTCCGGCCCCATTTTGCAGGTGCTCTCTGCCAACTGGTGGCTATTGTTACTGCGCGGTGTTATCGCAGTAATCTTTGGGGTGCTTACTTTTATCTGGCCAGGATTGTCACTACTCACCCTGGTTTTTCTGTTCGGTATTTACGCTTTTCTCGATGGCATTTTTTCCCTGGTGGCGGCAGTAATGGGGCGGCATAAATCCACGCCCCTATGGTGGCTGATTGTATCGGGCCTGGTTAGTTTGGCTGCGGGCATAGTAACTTTTATGTTTCCTCAAGTGACCGCATTGGTTTTGGTGATTTTTATCGGTGCCTGGGCGCTGGTGCGGGGGATTTTTGAAATTGTCGGGGCGATTCGCCTGCGCAAAGAGATTGACAACGAGTGGTTGCTAATTGCAATTGGCGTTCTGTCAGTGATTTTCGGCATTGCGATTTTGGTTAGCCCTGGTGCGGGTGCCTTGGCACTGGTGTGGGTTATTGGTGCCTATGCAATTATTTTTGGTCTGCCGATGATTTGGTTGGCATTTCGCTTACGCAAGCACAATAAGGACGAGTCTTGA
- a CDS encoding RidA family protein has translation MLIRRNYPFLPVAKGPMSHAVIHENCLYISGLVAMGTDAQTEDITKQIHEVLSQLEKVLSYEGRTKSDLIKITIFIKDVDKLSIIREELFAFYDNEYPACSLVEVSSLVHEDLKIEIEATAAMA, from the coding sequence ATGCTAATCAGAAGAAATTACCCCTTCCTGCCTGTAGCGAAAGGTCCAATGTCTCATGCCGTCATTCATGAAAATTGTCTTTACATATCAGGATTAGTAGCTATGGGCACGGACGCTCAGACGGAAGATATAACAAAACAAATCCACGAAGTGCTTTCTCAATTAGAGAAAGTGCTCTCTTACGAGGGGCGCACCAAGTCCGACTTGATTAAAATTACAATATTTATAAAAGACGTAGACAAGCTTAGTATTATTCGCGAGGAGTTATTTGCCTTTTACGACAACGAATATCCGGCCTGCTCACTTGTGGAAGTTTCTAGTCTCGTACACGAGGACCTTAAAATAGAAATTGAAGCAACAGCGGCGATGGCATAA
- a CDS encoding M1 family metallopeptidase translates to MNKKIPIALLAAALLSMAGCNPAEKASQKPDQSTTAETASVELHDAPVGKLPEGVRPIGYRVDLTLDPRQDNFSGSVAIDIQLDDAADHIWLHGKNLEVSKLSAQLADGRKVAARYRQVLDSGVAAIEFTEYLPAGKFTLLIDYSADFDRNLAGLFKVEEQGSAYALAKSESIQARKYLPGFDEPGLKAPFSISLTVPEGYAAISNGPELKREAVSKGMEKVTFAATPPMSTYLLSLSVGPFDVVQRPAIPPSKYRKEPIPLRGFARKGRGGDMNYILDITPKMVETFENQLQRPYPFKKLDIIAAPQWPSGATELSAAITYREQRILVGDNPAPGARLALVEVHAHEIAHMWFGNQVTPPWWDDLWLKEGFATWGEPLVLRIMEPEGGHDLNAATYAIGAMQLDSLASTRAIREPVTNNNNIRNAYDAITYSKSLGVINMVDSYFGAERFRPALGRYLEAFSGGEADSPSFYKVIGEETHTPELTETFRSFVEQKGVPQLELALDCSDPAQTRLHVSQNRYKALGSPIKDTGQKWSIPFCFSYAGDEQQCQILTSKQETLEIAGNTCPSWVMPNAQGSGYYRWNLPKDQWPTLLEHFAEFTPTEQLSVIDSAFAAFEAGKLPATQLLEVVRQSATAEKRQVITMPLRYLRKYRENYLVDGQSAKFLSFTQNLYLPLLNNSAANNDPDQQMLHSELLSFMALVAGDQDTRKQLMDKAVAFTGYKTQRDPQALDSDLYAAALTVAVQDAGEDFLAHLIKVRSELDDPRFENASASAIGSSNNPAQLDVIQKVALSEEMGPREAFTLIQYSLAQTEVQEPNWQWLRNNFEKVVGKIPAQIRRRTPALAGVFCDAKRLEELQQLFAERGDLAPGYQRSLAQTEERIQLCMALEEKGRSLMMAIPKPNSLANNN, encoded by the coding sequence ATGAACAAGAAGATACCGATCGCCCTGCTGGCTGCTGCCTTGCTGTCCATGGCCGGCTGCAACCCGGCAGAGAAGGCTTCACAGAAACCCGATCAATCCACCACTGCTGAAACTGCATCTGTAGAACTCCATGATGCACCGGTGGGCAAACTGCCCGAGGGTGTGCGCCCCATCGGCTACCGCGTTGATCTGACTCTGGACCCGCGTCAGGATAACTTTAGCGGTAGTGTTGCCATCGATATCCAGCTGGATGATGCTGCCGACCATATCTGGCTTCACGGTAAAAACCTGGAAGTGAGCAAACTCAGCGCACAACTGGCAGACGGACGCAAAGTCGCTGCCCGATACCGCCAGGTGCTCGATAGTGGTGTCGCTGCCATAGAATTTACCGAGTATTTGCCCGCCGGCAAGTTCACTCTGCTCATCGACTACAGTGCCGATTTTGATCGCAACCTGGCGGGCCTGTTTAAAGTAGAAGAGCAGGGCAGTGCCTATGCCCTGGCCAAATCGGAATCCATCCAGGCACGCAAATACCTGCCCGGCTTCGACGAACCCGGCCTGAAGGCGCCCTTCTCTATCAGCCTGACGGTTCCTGAGGGCTATGCCGCCATTAGCAATGGACCTGAGCTGAAACGTGAAGCCGTCAGCAAAGGCATGGAGAAGGTGACTTTTGCTGCCACACCACCCATGTCCACTTACTTGCTTTCCCTGTCTGTTGGGCCTTTTGATGTAGTACAGCGCCCGGCTATACCGCCCAGTAAATACCGCAAGGAGCCCATTCCTCTACGCGGATTCGCACGCAAAGGGCGCGGCGGGGACATGAACTACATCCTCGATATCACGCCTAAAATGGTGGAGACTTTCGAGAACCAACTACAGCGTCCCTATCCTTTCAAGAAGCTCGATATTATCGCCGCACCCCAGTGGCCCAGTGGTGCCACGGAGCTATCTGCCGCTATCACCTATCGCGAGCAGCGTATCCTGGTGGGTGATAACCCCGCTCCCGGTGCCCGTCTGGCCCTGGTGGAAGTACATGCCCACGAAATCGCTCATATGTGGTTTGGCAACCAGGTGACGCCCCCCTGGTGGGACGACCTATGGCTAAAAGAGGGCTTTGCTACCTGGGGAGAGCCACTGGTACTACGTATCATGGAGCCGGAGGGAGGCCACGACTTGAACGCCGCGACTTACGCTATTGGCGCCATGCAGCTGGACTCCCTGGCCAGCACCCGTGCCATCCGCGAACCGGTGACAAACAACAACAACATTCGCAACGCCTACGACGCCATCACCTACTCCAAGAGCCTTGGAGTAATTAATATGGTGGATAGCTACTTTGGAGCTGAACGCTTCCGCCCAGCCCTCGGCCGCTACCTCGAAGCCTTTAGCGGAGGAGAGGCAGACTCGCCGTCTTTCTACAAAGTCATCGGCGAAGAGACCCATACCCCGGAACTGACTGAAACATTCCGCAGCTTCGTTGAGCAAAAGGGTGTACCACAACTTGAGCTGGCACTGGATTGCAGTGACCCAGCCCAGACAAGACTGCATGTAAGCCAGAATCGTTACAAAGCTTTGGGTTCCCCCATTAAAGATACCGGACAAAAGTGGAGCATCCCATTCTGCTTTAGTTATGCGGGTGACGAGCAACAGTGCCAGATACTGACAAGCAAGCAAGAAACACTGGAGATAGCAGGTAACACCTGCCCAAGCTGGGTAATGCCCAATGCCCAGGGAAGCGGCTATTATCGATGGAATCTGCCCAAGGACCAGTGGCCGACCTTGCTTGAACACTTTGCTGAATTTACTCCCACCGAGCAACTCTCTGTTATAGACAGTGCTTTCGCAGCCTTTGAAGCCGGCAAACTGCCCGCTACCCAACTGCTTGAAGTTGTGCGCCAATCCGCGACGGCAGAAAAGCGGCAGGTAATCACCATGCCCCTGCGCTATTTGCGCAAATACCGTGAAAACTACTTGGTTGACGGGCAATCTGCAAAATTCCTGAGCTTCACCCAGAACCTGTATCTGCCGCTACTTAATAACAGCGCAGCAAACAATGACCCTGACCAGCAGATGCTGCACAGCGAGCTGCTCAGCTTTATGGCTCTAGTGGCTGGCGACCAGGATACGCGCAAACAGTTAATGGATAAGGCAGTCGCTTTTACTGGTTACAAAACACAGCGCGACCCGCAGGCACTCGACTCCGATCTTTACGCCGCTGCATTGACTGTGGCCGTGCAGGATGCCGGTGAGGATTTTCTCGCACACTTGATAAAAGTTCGCAGCGAGCTGGACGACCCACGCTTCGAAAATGCCAGCGCCAGTGCGATTGGCAGCAGCAACAATCCAGCGCAACTGGATGTTATCCAGAAGGTGGCACTCAGCGAAGAAATGGGGCCACGCGAGGCCTTTACCCTGATCCAGTACTCCCTGGCCCAAACCGAAGTGCAAGAGCCAAACTGGCAGTGGCTGCGGAATAATTTTGAAAAGGTGGTGGGAAAAATTCCAGCACAGATCCGTCGCCGCACCCCAGCTTTGGCTGGTGTTTTCTGCGATGCAAAGCGCCTGGAAGAGTTACAACAGCTATTCGCTGAACGTGGCGATCTCGCTCCCGGCTACCAACGCAGCTTGGCACAAACGGAAGAGCGTATCCAACTATGTATGGCACTGGAAGAAAAAGGCCGTTCTTTAATGATGGCAATACCAAAGCCGAATAGTCTCGCAAACAACAATTGA
- a CDS encoding transporter substrate-binding domain-containing protein: MHSRQFFVFLILISLLLLSGCEKRQVPTGNSTDIVLVAPEPSAPEQQPELPKVPVFENYVELGDLPALRERGTLRLLAPRGPQESSLPREGLPVFEWRQLAEKFARSRGLQPQWVYVDNFAQLIPALTEGRGDVIASNFSRTGERQALVSFTRPLQFVSELLITRRDMETQPMSSRPLQVVVRRGSAFAETLTHSVDEQSFEIDYLDGPVENEELLAAVAAGKYSATIIDSNLAGALLPAYPQLASSSRLNSERAIAWAVRRDSISLRRELNEFFTAELVLASQSREQPLRNWQQILESGTLRVLTRNHPASYFIWRGELMGFDYDLLKKFASDHKLRLSMIVPDSEMGLAEALQKGMGDMIAASLTITESRRQQGLVFSRPYMTVKELLVAEPQAATENNNLPLEELLAGQTVAINPQTSYHDSLLKLLQEQHAQDRVPLQIQRLEGATTEFLIDAVASGAFPFTIADSHLVAIESTYRDDFRVVGELPGDREIAWAVRMGQSGLLEQLNRFLKKHNRDLFFNVTYNKYFKERKRILRHQGQRLRNTDVLSPFDPLVQKHTRNSDRDWRMVVAQMYQESQFNPKARSFAGAQGLMQVLPRTASQLGISNLYEPDNAIRAGVSYLDWLDQRFPQKLPLEQKIYFTLAAYNAGHGHVRDARNLAQNLELDPDQWFGHVEEAMLLLSQPEYYRKSRFGYVRGREPVNYVREIRDRYIGYLGIERNQYYLNAN, translated from the coding sequence GTGCACAGTAGACAGTTTTTTGTTTTCCTTATACTGATTTCACTGCTCCTGCTTTCAGGCTGCGAAAAGCGGCAAGTACCTACTGGAAACAGTACCGATATTGTTCTTGTAGCTCCCGAACCATCGGCGCCGGAGCAGCAACCGGAATTGCCCAAAGTCCCGGTTTTTGAAAACTATGTGGAACTGGGGGATTTGCCCGCGCTGAGGGAGCGGGGCACCTTGCGTCTGCTTGCGCCGAGAGGTCCTCAAGAGAGCTCCCTGCCACGAGAGGGGTTACCGGTGTTCGAGTGGAGGCAGCTCGCAGAAAAGTTCGCTCGCAGCCGAGGGTTGCAACCTCAGTGGGTATATGTGGATAACTTCGCACAGCTGATCCCCGCACTTACCGAAGGCCGCGGTGATGTGATTGCCAGCAACTTTTCCCGCACCGGAGAGCGACAAGCCCTGGTTTCCTTTACTCGCCCCCTGCAATTTGTCAGTGAATTGTTGATAACCCGGCGGGATATGGAAACTCAGCCAATGTCCAGCCGGCCACTACAGGTTGTCGTGAGACGTGGCAGTGCTTTTGCGGAAACCTTGACTCACAGTGTAGATGAACAGAGTTTTGAAATTGACTACCTGGATGGACCTGTAGAAAATGAGGAGCTACTCGCTGCGGTGGCTGCGGGAAAGTACTCAGCGACCATTATTGACAGCAATCTGGCCGGTGCGCTTTTACCAGCCTATCCACAGCTTGCCAGCAGTTCCAGGCTCAATTCTGAACGGGCAATCGCCTGGGCAGTACGCCGTGACTCTATATCCCTCCGGCGGGAACTGAATGAGTTTTTTACCGCCGAACTGGTACTGGCCAGTCAAAGTCGTGAGCAGCCGTTGAGAAATTGGCAGCAGATCTTAGAAAGTGGAACCCTCAGAGTTCTCACGCGTAATCACCCCGCCTCTTACTTTATCTGGCGTGGAGAGTTGATGGGTTTTGATTACGACTTACTGAAAAAATTTGCCAGTGATCACAAGTTGCGCCTCAGTATGATTGTTCCAGACTCGGAAATGGGTTTGGCCGAGGCGCTACAGAAGGGAATGGGGGATATGATTGCGGCATCCCTCACAATCACCGAGAGTCGACGCCAGCAAGGGCTGGTATTTTCCAGGCCTTATATGACCGTCAAGGAGCTGCTGGTGGCTGAGCCCCAGGCCGCTACCGAGAATAATAACCTGCCCTTGGAAGAGCTACTTGCGGGGCAGACTGTAGCGATAAACCCACAAACCAGTTATCACGACAGCTTATTGAAATTATTGCAGGAGCAGCATGCGCAGGATCGGGTACCGCTGCAAATCCAGCGCCTTGAGGGAGCTACCACTGAGTTTTTGATTGACGCGGTAGCCAGTGGTGCTTTCCCCTTTACCATTGCCGACTCCCACTTGGTGGCAATTGAAAGCACTTACCGCGATGATTTTAGGGTAGTGGGTGAACTTCCAGGTGATCGTGAAATCGCCTGGGCAGTGCGCATGGGGCAGTCCGGATTATTGGAACAATTGAATAGGTTTTTGAAAAAACACAATCGTGACCTCTTTTTTAATGTCACTTATAACAAGTACTTTAAAGAAAGGAAGCGTATTCTTCGGCATCAGGGGCAGCGCCTGCGCAATACAGATGTGTTATCACCCTTCGATCCTTTAGTCCAAAAACATACGCGGAATAGCGACCGGGATTGGCGCATGGTGGTAGCGCAAATGTATCAGGAAAGCCAGTTTAATCCAAAGGCACGCTCTTTTGCCGGAGCTCAAGGACTGATGCAGGTATTACCGCGAACGGCAAGCCAACTGGGTATTAGTAATCTCTATGAACCTGACAATGCAATTCGTGCGGGAGTTTCCTATCTCGACTGGTTGGACCAGCGCTTTCCACAGAAACTGCCTCTGGAACAAAAAATATATTTCACCCTGGCTGCTTACAATGCGGGGCACGGCCATGTACGGGATGCCAGAAACCTAGCCCAGAATCTGGAACTGGATCCAGATCAATGGTTTGGCCATGTCGAAGAGGCTATGTTGCTATTGTCGCAACCTGAATACTACCGGAAAAGCCGTTTTGGCTATGTGCGTGGTCGGGAGCCGGTAAATTATGTGCGGGAGATTAGGGATAGGTATATTGGATATTTAGGTATTGAGCGCAATCAATACTATTTGAATGCTAACTGA
- a CDS encoding GNAT family N-acetyltransferase: protein MKIVVQKDDLSDGSISALLESHLKEMYQHSPPESVHALKPNSLKDSTITFWAARINGVIAGCGALKEISTSLGEIKSMKTNQLFLRKGVARAILEEILQEAKLRNYNEVKLETGSSEPFTPAVALYRQYGFKPCSSFSNYKEDPHSLFFTKTI, encoded by the coding sequence ATGAAGATTGTAGTACAAAAAGATGATTTATCTGATGGCTCTATAAGTGCACTACTGGAGTCCCACCTGAAGGAAATGTACCAACACTCTCCTCCAGAAAGCGTTCATGCCCTAAAACCTAATAGCCTGAAGGATTCAACAATCACTTTCTGGGCTGCTCGAATCAATGGCGTTATCGCGGGCTGCGGGGCTCTCAAAGAGATCTCAACATCTCTGGGTGAGATCAAATCCATGAAAACAAACCAACTATTTTTGCGCAAAGGCGTTGCCAGGGCAATTCTAGAAGAGATTCTACAAGAAGCAAAGCTAAGGAATTATAATGAAGTTAAGCTGGAAACTGGCAGCAGTGAACCTTTTACTCCCGCAGTTGCACTTTATCGGCAATATGGTTTTAAACCTTGCAGCTCTTTTTCAAACTACAAAGAAGACCCTCACAGTTTGTTTTTTACAAAAACAATCTAG
- a CDS encoding CocE/NonD family hydrolase: MKTTPLLALLGGAMMSAHAWSAPEFISDLDITSFDGTVLDANLFVPETPAPAEGYPTVIFTNSWGLEKRQYHFQAKELAENGYLVLSYSTRGFGHSGGLVDVAGENSIADVGVLIDWLESNYSVGKLGMAGISYGGGISLLSAAQDPRVDAVAALSGWADVVEALYPNETVNLVWGSLLVTTAFDKEAELEQVWDDLRSGQNLEQVIEFGAKRSAVSYIDELNKNGTAVLVSNNFADYLFKPNSMTDFYSLLEGPKKLMLNPGTHAITETLTGNDGHIWSTSFRWFDHHLKGEDNGIDREPKVDMTVRISNELEHYEDYPVTQESTTWYLQPRFTMFNSGGMESGKYDGWNWSNEFHGGWDTFAGTGIPLVSDALEGFGIPVYAPMMAINGYYAIEYKSQRQSETLQIRGAPKLEMWIEPSKEEVQLNVHLYDVSLFGLGRLITHAPITVRTDAPGKKQKIDVELFTTSYDVPAGHRVVMAIDTQGLVYKKPEDTNYTITVPYSSSKVSSLTVPHL, translated from the coding sequence ATGAAAACCACACCACTACTGGCGCTGCTCGGCGGCGCCATGATGTCAGCCCATGCCTGGTCAGCACCGGAATTTATTTCCGACCTGGATATCACCTCTTTTGATGGAACTGTGCTCGATGCTAACTTGTTCGTACCGGAAACCCCTGCACCGGCAGAGGGCTACCCCACTGTCATCTTCACCAATAGCTGGGGGCTGGAGAAGCGCCAATACCATTTCCAAGCCAAAGAGCTGGCGGAAAATGGCTATCTGGTATTGAGCTACTCCACCCGCGGCTTTGGCCACTCGGGTGGTCTGGTAGACGTAGCCGGTGAAAATAGCATCGCCGATGTGGGCGTACTGATCGACTGGCTCGAATCCAATTACTCAGTGGGCAAACTGGGCATGGCCGGTATTTCCTATGGGGGCGGTATTTCCCTGCTGAGCGCGGCACAAGATCCCCGCGTCGATGCCGTAGCCGCTCTGTCCGGCTGGGCTGATGTGGTTGAAGCGCTCTACCCCAATGAAACTGTTAACCTGGTTTGGGGCAGCCTGCTCGTGACTACCGCTTTTGATAAAGAAGCCGAGTTGGAGCAAGTCTGGGATGACCTGCGCAGCGGCCAGAATCTGGAGCAGGTTATCGAGTTCGGTGCTAAACGCTCAGCTGTCAGCTACATTGATGAGCTCAATAAAAACGGCACCGCTGTGCTTGTTTCGAATAACTTTGCTGACTACCTGTTTAAGCCCAACAGCATGACAGACTTTTACTCCCTGCTTGAGGGACCCAAAAAGCTAATGCTGAATCCTGGCACCCACGCCATTACAGAAACCCTCACCGGCAACGACGGACATATCTGGTCCACCAGTTTCCGCTGGTTCGATCACCACCTGAAGGGCGAAGACAATGGTATCGACCGCGAACCTAAGGTGGACATGACCGTACGCATCAGCAATGAGTTGGAGCACTACGAGGACTACCCAGTTACTCAAGAGAGCACCACCTGGTACCTGCAGCCACGCTTTACCATGTTTAACAGCGGCGGCATGGAAAGCGGCAAGTACGACGGCTGGAACTGGAGTAATGAATTCCACGGGGGCTGGGACACCTTTGCCGGTACTGGCATCCCGCTGGTTTCCGATGCCCTTGAAGGTTTCGGCATCCCAGTTTACGCACCGATGATGGCCATCAACGGCTACTATGCCATTGAGTACAAATCACAGAGACAGTCAGAAACCCTGCAGATCCGCGGTGCCCCTAAATTGGAAATGTGGATTGAGCCCAGCAAGGAAGAGGTTCAGCTGAATGTACATCTCTACGATGTCAGCCTATTCGGTCTCGGCCGCCTGATCACCCATGCCCCTATCACCGTGCGTACCGATGCACCCGGCAAAAAGCAGAAGATTGATGTTGAGTTGTTCACCACCAGCTACGATGTGCCGGCAGGTCACCGCGTAGTAATGGCCATTGATACTCAGGGCCTTGTTTACAAGAAGCCGGAAGACACCAACTACACCATCACTGTGCCTTACAGCAGCAGTAAGGTCTCCAGCCTGACTGTGCCACACCTCTAA